The DNA region TCCCGCAAATTAATGACTTGCGGGACGGGTCATTGATTTGGGCGCCCCGCGCGGGGCGCGTTGATGGACTTTTTGCGGGTCCATCAACGTTGAATCAGTTTTCCCGCTCCTTTGCCCTTGAATATCCGTACACCATCCTGTACATTTATACGTACATATTCAGCAGGAGGTGCACTATGCCCAGATCCCTTTCCATGGTCGAGGCCCGGAAACAGTTGACGTCCCTTCCCGAAGAGTTCGCGCGAGAGAAAAACCTCGACGCTGTTGCCGTTACGAGACGGGGCAAACCGGTTCTCGCTGTCATGCCCTGGGAGCTTTACGAAACCATC from bacterium includes:
- a CDS encoding type II toxin-antitoxin system Phd/YefM family antitoxin, which encodes MPRSLSMVEARKQLTSLPEEFAREKNLDAVAVTRRGKPVLAVMPWELYETITETLEVMADREMISVLRESIVQYGRGEAVPWEKAKRDLDL